Proteins from a genomic interval of Sphingobacterium sp. SYP-B4668:
- a CDS encoding efflux RND transporter permease subunit, whose protein sequence is MFDIFIKRPILSLVISVFITLLGLLSLFTLPVTQFPDIVPPSVVVTANYTGANAEVSTNAVAIPLEKAINGVAGMTSMSTVSTNNGNTLIQIFFKVGTDPDIAAVNVQNRVTTVLDELPEEVIKAGVTTEKEVNSMLMYLNIYSEDERADERFIYNFTDINILKELKRIEGVGFAQIMGMRDYAMRVWLKPDRLASYNISADEVIASLRAQNIEAAPGQTGIGSDKVVNMQQYVLRYTGKFTEAEEYENIPIRANADGSVLRIKDIATLEFGSLDYEMVSKTDGRPSASIMMKQLPGSNAQDVINNVKQRMSDLKETSFPPGMTYTLGYDVSRFLDASISSVITTLIEAFLLVFLVVFIFLQDFRSTLIPALAVPVCLIGALFFMQMLGFSINLLTLFALVLAIGIVVDNAIVVVEAVFAKMEDDETLTPREATFAAMKEVGSAIIAITLVMSAVFIPVAFLDGPVGIFYRQFSLTLASAIVISGINALTLTPALCAIMLKSPHGKKKNNNLLTRFFNGFNRWYNNTSGKYAVVVRTIANRRTLTIGLLVGSFAATWGMSSILPGGFIPTEDQGMIYVNVTTPPGATVDRTEVVMNEVDKISRDLKAVETVSTLSGYSLVNEVSGSSYGMGMINLASWSDREQSVWEIIDELKEKTKHIKDAEIEFFPPPTVPGFGNSSGFELRLLDRSGKDDLTAFSEVVNTFMDDLKSSDEIGNVFTSFETNFPQYMLHIDYDLAAKKGISVENAMNTLQTLMGSFYATNFIRYGQMYKVMVQADAMYRQKPEDVLQLFVKNDKDEMVAYSAFMRMERVYGPEQITRYNMYASAMLNGDPAPGYSSGQVIEAVERIAKEKLPAGYAFEWSGMTKEQKASGNQAVYIFGICLLFVYLLLCAQYESFLLPMPVLFSLPAGIFGAFFFLKVFGMENNIYAQVALVMLIGLLGKNAILIIEYAVIKHKQGLSVVEASIEAAVMRLRPILMTSFAFAAGLVPLAMASGAGALGNKSIGLAALGGMLIGTIFGVLIIPGLYVLFNATKKTIAKKGKPKIVEATIGIVFILVLFGSCKIQSDVRDTFVPSRLPITDSTSNEGKLITDLKWSTFFKDEHLRKLVDTALVNSPDIGEALQRIEFSRAKLTMRKGEQLPQVDLAIEGSLNRFGDYTIDGTGIFDQNLSDNISGSKIIPNPVPDYFIGLRSVWQLDIWGKLKSLKNAAYHEYLGSYEAKKLVQSELVTEIANRYYDLVALDAEQQAIRENIAIQSKSLDIMEVMKKAGTANSLSVNQFRAALLNAKAQEKKGLQQIREIENEINFLMGRFDGKIERTILPENITTIFEAIPSTHTDIMLASRPDIRQATLNLMAAGMETDAAKANLYPSLVLSPQIGLNSFRIEKLMSTSSLAYSLLGGVSAPLLNRRALNATYAQYKANYGIQFYQYERTVLKAWQELFSQLEIQNDAKERQEILAQEVDVLNEAATVSNDLFVAGRATYLDILSAQRSALEVSMEEIQSRKENILIQLNIYKALGGGW, encoded by the coding sequence ATGTTTGACATTTTTATAAAACGGCCGATTTTATCCCTGGTGATATCGGTCTTCATTACCCTATTGGGATTACTTTCCCTATTTACACTTCCGGTGACACAGTTTCCTGATATCGTCCCCCCTTCTGTAGTGGTGACAGCAAATTACACCGGTGCTAATGCAGAAGTGAGTACAAATGCAGTAGCAATACCTTTGGAAAAAGCCATTAACGGCGTTGCGGGGATGACATCCATGTCCACGGTAAGTACCAACAACGGAAATACCTTGATACAAATATTCTTCAAAGTAGGCACGGATCCGGATATCGCAGCAGTAAACGTACAAAACCGCGTAACCACGGTATTAGACGAACTTCCAGAGGAGGTCATTAAAGCTGGTGTAACGACTGAAAAAGAAGTGAACAGTATGCTTATGTACCTCAATATTTATAGTGAGGACGAGCGTGCAGATGAACGCTTCATCTACAACTTTACCGACATCAATATCCTCAAGGAATTGAAACGTATCGAAGGAGTAGGTTTTGCCCAAATTATGGGAATGCGGGATTATGCTATGCGCGTATGGTTAAAACCTGACCGCCTAGCCTCCTATAATATCAGCGCAGATGAAGTAATTGCTTCTCTTAGAGCTCAAAACATTGAGGCTGCTCCCGGTCAAACTGGAATAGGATCAGACAAAGTCGTCAATATGCAACAATATGTCCTGCGCTATACCGGAAAGTTTACAGAAGCAGAGGAGTATGAAAATATTCCGATAAGAGCCAATGCCGATGGATCCGTATTGCGAATCAAAGACATTGCAACTTTGGAATTTGGTTCGTTGGATTATGAAATGGTCTCGAAAACCGACGGAAGACCTTCTGCTTCAATCATGATGAAGCAATTGCCTGGATCGAATGCTCAAGATGTCATCAACAATGTAAAGCAGCGCATGTCCGACCTAAAGGAAACAAGCTTCCCGCCAGGAATGACCTACACATTGGGCTATGATGTTTCGCGCTTTTTGGATGCGTCTATCAGCAGTGTCATTACTACATTAATTGAAGCCTTTTTACTCGTTTTTCTGGTGGTATTTATTTTCCTGCAAGACTTTAGGTCCACATTAATTCCGGCTTTGGCTGTACCAGTGTGTTTGATAGGAGCACTTTTCTTTATGCAGATGTTGGGATTCTCCATCAATCTGTTGACACTCTTTGCGCTCGTATTAGCTATCGGTATCGTGGTAGACAATGCCATTGTCGTGGTAGAAGCGGTTTTTGCCAAAATGGAAGACGATGAAACACTCACGCCTCGTGAAGCAACATTTGCCGCGATGAAGGAAGTGGGATCAGCAATTATTGCCATTACATTGGTCATGTCAGCAGTTTTCATCCCTGTGGCTTTCTTGGATGGACCGGTTGGGATATTCTATAGACAATTCTCGCTCACACTGGCCTCAGCAATCGTCATCTCAGGAATCAACGCATTGACGCTTACCCCGGCACTCTGCGCCATCATGCTAAAATCACCACATGGTAAAAAGAAAAACAACAATCTACTTACTCGCTTTTTCAATGGGTTTAATAGATGGTACAACAATACCTCTGGTAAATATGCCGTTGTGGTCCGTACTATTGCCAACAGGCGTACATTAACCATCGGACTACTCGTTGGCTCATTTGCTGCCACGTGGGGAATGAGTAGCATATTACCGGGCGGCTTTATCCCGACCGAAGACCAAGGGATGATCTATGTGAATGTCACTACTCCGCCTGGAGCGACGGTAGACCGTACAGAAGTAGTCATGAATGAAGTAGACAAAATCAGCCGCGACCTAAAAGCCGTAGAGACTGTATCCACACTATCTGGCTATAGTCTTGTGAATGAAGTTTCGGGCTCGTCGTATGGAATGGGAATGATCAACCTCGCAAGCTGGTCAGACAGGGAGCAGTCTGTCTGGGAAATTATCGATGAATTAAAAGAAAAGACAAAACATATCAAAGACGCCGAAATCGAGTTTTTCCCACCACCTACAGTACCTGGGTTTGGAAACTCTTCTGGATTTGAACTTCGTCTATTGGATCGTTCGGGCAAAGATGATCTCACAGCATTCTCTGAGGTAGTCAATACTTTTATGGACGATCTTAAGAGCAGTGACGAAATTGGAAATGTCTTCACGTCTTTTGAGACTAACTTTCCGCAATACATGCTCCATATAGATTACGACCTAGCCGCTAAAAAGGGGATATCTGTCGAAAATGCAATGAATACCTTGCAGACATTGATGGGTAGTTTTTACGCGACCAACTTTATTCGTTATGGACAGATGTACAAAGTCATGGTGCAAGCAGATGCGATGTATCGCCAAAAACCAGAAGATGTACTGCAGCTTTTTGTGAAAAACGATAAAGATGAAATGGTCGCTTACTCAGCTTTCATGCGGATGGAACGAGTTTATGGACCCGAACAAATTACTCGTTACAATATGTATGCCTCTGCAATGTTAAATGGAGATCCGGCACCAGGCTACAGCTCGGGGCAGGTAATCGAGGCAGTAGAACGTATTGCTAAAGAAAAATTACCTGCCGGCTATGCATTTGAATGGTCAGGAATGACGAAGGAACAGAAGGCTTCTGGTAATCAGGCCGTCTATATATTCGGAATATGTTTGCTTTTTGTATACCTCCTATTATGCGCCCAATACGAAAGTTTCTTACTTCCAATGCCTGTACTTTTCTCTTTACCAGCGGGAATTTTCGGGGCCTTCTTTTTCCTAAAGGTATTTGGGATGGAAAACAACATTTATGCACAAGTAGCCTTGGTCATGTTGATTGGACTATTGGGCAAAAATGCTATTCTAATCATTGAATATGCAGTAATTAAGCACAAACAAGGATTATCCGTAGTTGAGGCATCCATTGAAGCAGCAGTAATGCGCCTACGCCCTATCCTCATGACCTCTTTTGCCTTTGCGGCGGGTCTAGTTCCATTGGCAATGGCCTCGGGAGCTGGAGCACTTGGCAACAAATCTATCGGACTTGCGGCTTTAGGGGGCATGCTTATAGGCACCATCTTTGGGGTCTTGATTATACCCGGGTTATATGTATTGTTCAATGCAACCAAAAAGACCATTGCAAAAAAAGGTAAGCCTAAAATCGTTGAGGCAACCATTGGGATTGTATTCATTCTTGTACTATTTGGAAGTTGTAAAATACAGTCAGACGTGCGCGATACTTTTGTACCATCCAGACTTCCCATAACAGATTCTACTTCAAATGAGGGGAAATTAATAACTGACCTCAAGTGGAGCACCTTTTTCAAGGATGAACACTTACGCAAACTAGTGGACACGGCATTGGTCAACAGCCCTGATATTGGAGAAGCCCTTCAACGTATAGAATTCAGCAGGGCCAAGCTCACCATGCGTAAAGGTGAGCAACTCCCCCAAGTGGACTTAGCAATTGAGGGAAGCCTCAATAGATTTGGAGATTATACGATAGATGGTACTGGAATCTTTGATCAAAATCTTTCGGACAACATCTCTGGTTCCAAAATTATACCGAATCCTGTACCGGATTATTTCATAGGGCTTCGCTCTGTTTGGCAATTGGATATATGGGGCAAACTGAAAAGCCTAAAAAATGCAGCATATCATGAATATTTAGGGAGCTATGAAGCAAAAAAATTGGTGCAATCCGAATTGGTTACTGAAATTGCGAACAGATATTACGACCTAGTTGCCTTGGATGCTGAACAACAAGCTATTCGAGAGAACATCGCTATTCAGTCCAAAAGCTTAGATATCATGGAGGTTATGAAAAAAGCAGGAACTGCCAACTCATTAAGCGTCAACCAATTTAGAGCAGCCCTATTGAATGCTAAAGCCCAAGAGAAGAAAGGACTGCAACAAATAAGGGAAATTGAAAACGAAATAAACTTTTTAATGGGCAGATTTGATGGAAAGATAGAACGCACGATTCTTCCTGAGAATATCACGACCATATTCGAAGCCATCCCGTCTACTCATACGGACATTATGCTGGCTTCACGCCCTGATATTCGCCAGGCTACTTTGAATCTCATGGCAGCAGGTATGGAAACCGATGCAGCTAAAGCAAATCTATACCCATCTCTGGTCTTGTCTCCTCAGATTGGATTGAATTCCTTTCGAATAGAGAAGCTCATGTCTACTTCGTCACTCGCCTATAGCTTACTTGGAGGTGTCTCTGCGCCTCTGCTCAATAGACGTGCACTAAACGCAACTTATGCACAGTACAAAGCCAACTACGGTATCCAATTCTATCAATATGAACGAACTGTACTAAAAGCTTGGCAAGAGCTATTCAGTCAACTAGAAATTCAAAATGATGCAAAAGAACGGCAAGAGATATTGGCACAGGAAGTAGATGTACTGAATGAGGCTGCGACTGTATCCAACGATCTGTTTGTAGCTGGACGTGCTACATACCTTGATATATTGAGTGCACAGCGATCAGCGTTGGAAGTAAGTATGGAAGAAATACAAAGCCGTAAAGAGAACATCCTGATTCAATTGAACATCTACAAAGCATTAGGAGGTGGCTGGTAA
- a CDS encoding efflux RND transporter periplasmic adaptor subunit, which produces MKANFIRYITFSSLAVTLYSCQETKSSESPKDDIAVIPTTKVTLLDTTITHDFITDIQAVKNVELRSRLNGFLEKIAVDEGDFVRKGQILFTINADEFKTELAKANAQLNNAIAEAKRASLEADQTQILLQKNIISRTEMDLAEAKLQAAESKVDEARSLVQFAHTRLQQCYIKAPFDGSIDRILLREGSLLTEGSLITNISDNSNVYAYFDITEQQFLSMQADSAVDNRTFRTPVTLTLANGENYESPGVAELAESEFNSQTGTISLRARFANPKLALRHGASGKINFPIHVDNMIAVHQKAVFEIQDRTFVYTVADDNTVKMTSFIPGPRIGHYYLVKEGLVEDEQVVFEGTQGLKDGNKIKPQLKEQAENKLAQK; this is translated from the coding sequence ATGAAAGCAAATTTCATCCGCTACATCACATTCTCTTCACTAGCAGTTACCCTTTATTCCTGCCAAGAAACAAAATCATCTGAATCACCAAAAGATGATATCGCTGTGATCCCAACTACGAAAGTAACGCTGTTGGACACGACCATTACGCATGATTTCATTACGGATATCCAAGCAGTCAAAAATGTCGAACTCCGCTCCCGCCTGAATGGATTTTTAGAAAAGATTGCCGTTGATGAAGGAGATTTCGTTCGTAAAGGGCAAATTCTATTCACCATCAATGCTGATGAATTCAAAACGGAACTTGCCAAGGCCAATGCTCAGCTTAACAATGCCATTGCCGAAGCGAAGCGTGCCAGCCTAGAAGCCGATCAGACCCAGATTCTACTCCAAAAGAACATCATCTCCCGCACAGAAATGGATTTAGCGGAAGCCAAACTTCAAGCGGCGGAATCGAAAGTAGATGAAGCCCGATCCTTGGTCCAATTTGCACATACACGGTTGCAACAATGTTATATAAAGGCGCCGTTTGATGGTAGTATCGATCGGATTCTCTTACGTGAAGGTTCATTACTGACCGAAGGTTCATTAATCACCAATATTTCAGACAACAGTAATGTTTACGCTTATTTTGACATTACCGAACAACAATTTCTGTCTATGCAAGCGGACTCTGCAGTAGACAACAGAACCTTCAGGACACCTGTTACTCTCACGCTAGCGAATGGAGAGAACTACGAGAGTCCTGGCGTAGCCGAACTGGCCGAATCTGAATTCAATAGCCAGACTGGAACCATATCCTTACGGGCTCGCTTTGCCAATCCAAAGTTGGCGCTACGTCATGGCGCCTCAGGCAAAATCAATTTCCCTATACACGTAGACAATATGATTGCCGTACACCAAAAGGCGGTTTTCGAAATTCAAGATCGCACATTTGTCTATACCGTCGCAGATGATAACACCGTAAAAATGACCTCTTTCATCCCAGGACCTCGTATTGGGCACTACTATTTGGTAAAAGAAGGATTGGTCGAAGATGAACAAGTCGTTTTTGAAGGTACCCAAGGACTGAAGGATGGTAACAAAATCAAACCACAATTGAAAGAACAAGCAGAAAATAAATTGGCTCAGAAATAA
- a CDS encoding DMT family transporter produces the protein MKSYLFLLLAIFFEIVATTFLKKSEQFTQLKPSVITIVGYVLAFYFLSLTLRTIPVGVAYAIWSGVGIVLITFVGIIMFRQTPDLPAIIGLILITSGVIVINLFSKMAAH, from the coding sequence ATGAAAAGCTACCTGTTTTTATTGTTGGCTATATTTTTTGAAATCGTAGCAACCACATTTTTAAAGAAATCCGAACAGTTCACACAGCTCAAACCGTCAGTTATCACTATAGTGGGATATGTACTGGCGTTTTATTTCCTGAGTCTTACACTTCGTACCATTCCTGTAGGTGTGGCTTATGCGATTTGGTCAGGAGTAGGCATTGTATTGATTACATTTGTCGGTATTATTATGTTTAGGCAGACACCTGATCTTCCAGCAATCATTGGACTGATACTGATCACCTCAGGTGTCATTGTTATTAATCTTTTTTCAAAAATGGCAGCTCATTAA
- a CDS encoding Crp/Fnr family transcriptional regulator: MLLNNIINEIHPLPAESLLQLKNIVTEVNHPKGYLLLEADKIERSLYFINKGIARAYSNLKDTEITFWFGTEGETIISMRSYIEDKQGYENIELLEDCVLYEINSNDLKELFKSDIHIANWGRKLAEKELLKTEERMINREFKTASDRYHELLANQSQLLQRVQLGYIASYLGITQVSLSRIRAERR, translated from the coding sequence ATGCTCTTAAATAATATTATTAATGAGATACATCCACTTCCTGCCGAATCGCTCCTTCAGCTAAAAAACATCGTCACGGAAGTTAATCATCCTAAAGGATATCTTTTGTTGGAGGCGGATAAAATCGAACGCTCGTTATACTTTATCAATAAGGGAATCGCGCGAGCTTATTCCAATCTAAAAGATACGGAGATTACATTTTGGTTTGGTACTGAAGGCGAAACGATTATATCCATGCGAAGCTACATTGAAGATAAGCAGGGCTATGAGAATATAGAGCTTTTGGAGGACTGCGTACTCTATGAAATAAACAGCAACGATTTGAAGGAGCTTTTCAAAAGTGATATCCATATTGCCAATTGGGGGCGTAAGCTTGCCGAAAAAGAACTGCTCAAAACGGAGGAGCGGATGATTAATAGGGAGTTCAAGACTGCGTCCGATCGCTATCATGAGCTGTTAGCTAATCAATCACAGTTGCTGCAACGGGTACAATTAGGATATATTGCTTCTTATTTGGGAATTACCCAAGTCAGTTTGAGTCGAATACGCGCTGAACGGAGGTAA